In Flavivirga abyssicola, the following are encoded in one genomic region:
- a CDS encoding V-type ATP synthase subunit D: protein MADKILMNKNSLAALKTELKEYNTALPVFEMKEQQLKEAVQAIEHGIERLKKTIEHTNEETRKWVAVMAEDTIDLSDIAKIKSIITEKREIAGVTIQIFSNMAFEATEIDFFATPLWVDAAMEVVREQKINRTLLEIEEENIALLREELAEARRMKNALKEVFIPDTIENIRKIEIYLGDVERLAIGCAKLVKKKKQYKTEVL from the coding sequence ATGGCTGATAAGATTTTAATGAATAAGAACTCCCTAGCTGCCTTAAAAACAGAGCTTAAGGAATACAATACGGCTCTGCCGGTCTTCGAAATGAAAGAACAGCAGTTAAAGGAAGCCGTTCAGGCCATTGAACATGGTATAGAGCGTTTAAAAAAGACCATAGAACATACCAACGAGGAAACAAGAAAATGGGTAGCCGTAATGGCCGAAGATACTATCGATTTGTCCGACATAGCAAAAATCAAAAGTATCATTACCGAGAAACGAGAAATTGCTGGTGTAACTATCCAGATTTTCAGCAATATGGCCTTCGAAGCTACAGAAATAGATTTTTTCGCCACGCCTTTGTGGGTGGATGCAGCAATGGAGGTGGTTAGAGAACAAAAGATCAATCGTACGCTATTGGAAATTGAGGAGGAAAATATAGCGTTACTTCGGGAAGAATTGGCTGAAGCACGCCGAATGAAAAATGCCCTCAAAGAAGTATTTATACCGGATACTATCGAGAATATTAGAAAAATTGAAATCTATTTGGGGGACGTGGAGAGATTGGCTATAGGATGTGCCAAATTAGTGAAAAAGAAAAAACAATATAAAACAGAGGTATTATGA